The nucleotide window TGACATATAAATGTTTGGATGAATCCTCTAATCATATTAGGTATGTAAATCGTGTGCCTGGAACTATGTCATATgtcatatttgttttgttttatctcccACATTGACCTAGCTCAGTGATTTTCCACAAGGGGAATAGGTATTTTGGGTGGTACAGTTCTTTATTGTCTGGGACTGCGCATTTCCGGATGTTTGCATTTCTGATCTTCAAAAGGCACCCTCATGTTTCTGGGAAGTGGGTGGTTGTCATAAGAAGAAAATCCCAGGTGAGAACCATTTACTAAAAGTGCTGGGCATGTagcaaatgcttaataaatgcttattgctGTAAGCTTTTGAATATGCTTTTTACTTGGCATGGTaccatttataaatttttttaagtcaactGATACAAGATTTCGCAGTTTCATTTAATAGTTTAACCACACGATTTAATATATACTTAAAGGCCGTTGTAACACTGATACTAAGAGGTATGGACTATATATACATAAAGGTGCAAATGTTTGTTAGTGATGCTCTATGTACTATTGTATAATGAGAACAGTTTTATTATATGAAACCAAATTTTCATATTATTCCTGGGAATATTTTAGGTAGCACAAAGTGAGGccgaaaagaaattgaagaaagatGACAAGAAGAAAGAATTGCAGGAACTAAATGAGCTGTTCAAACCCGTAGTTGCTgctcaaaaaataagtaaaggtaAACTTTAAATGTCagaagtattatttttatcaaatataattcatatttaaaagcctcttgatttgttttatgaatacacacacacaaaaagcacaaacccataaatacagagaataaactgatgctTTGCCAGAGGTGAGGAGGTTGGGGGCCTGGGATGGGCAAAAGGATGAAGGGGAGTGGGATgtataggcttccagttacagagtGAAGAAGTCATGAGTATTAAAGGTATAGCAGAGGGAGTATAGTCAGTGGAATTATAATagcattgcatggtgacagatggcagctacattTGTAGTGAGGGTGGCATATCTCTATGTTTTCAAATCTCTATGTGGTCAAATCTCTatgttgtactcctgaaactaatgtaacattgtgagtcaactacaatttaaaaaacctttcatttgttttgatgtatattttcttcatataagCCAGTGTGTCAGCTATGGAAATGATATTCCCTTTGTCAAAATTAAACTATATCAATGACTTTCTTATAGTTCATCTATATATGTGCTCAGCTATGTGATTGTGTAACTATAAATCCAGCCACTAGCCCCCCACTTAAGGTAAAATTAAGGATTTAGACAGTCTGCTAGTTGATTTATAATATCTGTTCTTTGGTAGACAACCTGTGGTTCTATAAATTATAAGTTCCAAACTCTTGGTAGTATATCTCCATGTATGTTTATATTTCTCCTTTGCCTCTGCCTCATTGACTGAAACTAGACAAGTGACTATGGAATAACCTATGAGTTTGTTTGGTTTCCCACCCCTGGAAATAAGAGTAAGAATGGAAGGAATAATggtaagaataaaagaaacaaaaatgggtaaaaaatGGTGTAGAGTGAGCTTTAAAGAAATGTCTTAGTAATCACTTATAAGTGGTATTTTCCTCTCACATCAGtgaatggaaaataacaagttCACCAGTGGTAATTATATCTCAGATAGAAGCTATAATTTGTGATCTGGCAGATTGTAATACAAATACCTTGTGCCATTTGACATAGGTGCAGATCCCAAATCCGTGGTGTGTGCATTCTTTAAGCAAGGACAGTGTACTAAAGGAGATAAGTGTAAGTTCTCTCATGACTTGACTCTGGAGAGAAAGTGTGAAAAGCGAAGTGTTTACATTGATGCAAGAGATGAAGAACTtgaaaaaggtattttttaaagacattttcttaaaaatatcttttggtTGTTACTAAGATATTTAGAACTTGAAGATTATTTTGCTCTTAGGAAGGCtgtgtttgtaaaaaaaaaaaaaaattctttttcacaAAATCTGAGTTGACAGCATTATGTCCTTTGGTTAAATAAATGAGGATGTATAAAAAGCAGTTGCTTCTTTTGAATTAGTCCCACCCTTTCTTCCAGTACTACCTTCTCATTTGTCTAAACTGCTTGGGATTTTGGTGAATAATTTCATAGCACTGTTTATTCCTATCTTTGgtgtcatttaaagaaaatgtgttaggTTATAAGTCTTACATCCAGCTTTCCTGTCTAAGGAGATATGCAGTATGTTTTGGGAACAGTAGATAAAATTACAGTATTTAGTTTTCGTATCTCTTTTTATTTAGATACTATGGATAATTGGGATGAGAAAAAACTGGAAGAAGTAGTGAACAAGAAGCACGGTGAGGcggaaaagaaaaaaccaaaaactcaaaTAGTATGTCCTTTTCTTGAATTGAGTTGCTGTGATATTTATCATTAGGGAGAATTATGTGGCAAGGTATATGCTGCTATTTTTtactggattattttttaaattattggagCTTTTTATAAAGTGCATCAAGCTTTGTTGGAATTTGCAAGTGTTAAGTCATACAAAATTAGATTCTTTTTCAAAAGTAGCCTTTGGAAAGCATGTGACTAAAGTCCTCAAGTGTCATTTTCTGAGGTGATTTTACTTTCTCTCAGATATGGATGAACACGATCACATATTCAGACAAGAATTCTTTCCTTGTGCAAAGTGAATGGAGGGACAATTGATAAACACCTACTCTAATGATGAGATTCTTAAATCAAGAAGGTGAAAATGAGTTTTGGATAGGTAATGGCTCTAGTATTCCAGGAaatgcacttttaaaaatttgtacctTTTTTCTCGGACCCAGCATTTGTGTCCACATATTTACCTATAGTGCAGTTATAAGTGAAAAACCTTGATATGCTAGAAAATTTCTAAGCACCAGTTTTATTTATATCTGCTGtatttttttcaggaaaagaatattgttaattttcacttctttcttttaaagtttattaccTGAGGCTTCAATACAATTGTATTCTGCACCAAAGGTCACTGTCCTTTGTGTTCCTTTTGTAccttgcttgctttctccctTCTTAGATGTGAGAAATTACCTATAATTTCAGGTAATACAAATAGTATTTGTATCACTATTGCATGTAATGAGTTTTTAGGAAAGATCAAAACAAAATCATTGGGTTTAGTTTTTTAtaaccaaattctttttttttttttttcatttatgtaaaaatcaGGGTTGGATTACATTTACAAAGTCTAAAACTGAGGCATGTCCTTTTGTGTAATTCAGAATTTGGAGcagtgttgaaaatagaaattttatataGATCTTCTCTAAAGGGAATTTACCATCGTATTAAgtattttaagattgatttacGTGTACGTTTCTGTACCAAGGGTGTTCTGAAAAGTGAATAGCCTACGGGTGTGAATAAGAATGTACTTGTTCCATATATTTAAGCATTTACCTTGCAAATGGACGACACTGAGCTGCTACTGTGAATAATATTGTCTCATAGGTGTGCAAGCATTTCCTTGAAGCtattgaaaacaataaatatgGCTGGTTTTGGGTATGCCCTGGAGGTGGTGATATTTGCATGTATCGTCATGCACTTCCTCCTGGATTTGtattgaaaaaagataaaaaaaaagaagagaaagaagatgaaattTCATTAGAAGATCTAATTGAAAGAGAGGTAACTAGAATTTTTTCCTCCTATAAAACTAAAGTAGTATTTATCGTGAAATTATAATATTTACCACTTGGGGGCAATAGCATGTTAttatgaaaggggaaaaaatacgACCTTTTCCCAAAGttgcctaatttttttctttagttattttatGTCTAGAATATAAACCTAACCATAATCACTAGTCCATCATGAcattaattttaggattatgaaACAATTTTTTATGCCACTGGTTTATCAGATAAATTCTATAAGATTGTTGTACTAGTATATTCATTAAAATGATATTCAGACTGATTGAACTTGAAGTTTTAGATGTTTCCCCTGATGTcttatttttagccattttaCTAATCAGTAATATGTATTGAAGAAAACAGTTCCTACAGTTTTCCAGTTGTATATTTTATCATCCCTTGGGTCAAAACTCTCACTGTGTTGGTAGAGGGGAATATGTCTCATTGAAGAAAATCTTCTGCTCCTCATTTCTGGTTCAGCACAAAAGAGGTTTACTCCATGAGATTGCAGATGGGGCCATTGAGTTAGTAGATATGGCTCCTGGGAGTGACAAGAAAATGTTGAGATTATTGGAAATTCTAGATTTAGGATTGTATATTTCAAGTTATGTACATTTGTTCTTAAATGGACATATTGTTTAGTGTCTCATATGAGGCACTATGCTATAATAGAAAATACAGACTTTGGAATCTGGTATATTTGGGATTGTTTGCATCCTACTTCTACCAGGTACTAGCTGTTAACCTCGGTAAATTTCCCATATCtttctgtttgcttatttgtggagatCAGCGTGTTAGCATGTGTAGAAAACATTTAATACTGAATAGCTGGCAGATGTTCAGGAAGTATTATTTTTCAATACATTTATTACTTGAATATTGGCTCTGAGGAGCAGATGGTGTTTTTGCCtagttttttccctcttttcctgagGAAGACAAATGAAACTTGGATATTTTCATGGtacttttgatattttttgttttcagcagttgacttattttaaaaccttttctcATATGACAGGTTTTACTCACTTTCAGTACCGAAAAGAAATGCACCtcagaataatatattttactgtGTTTATAAATGTTTGTATCTCTGGACACTCATTTTACTCATTgccatataaaatgaaaataaatctgtttATTCTAAATTTGATGTCTTAACAGTCATGGGCAAGAACTTAATTGCattaagagaaaattattaaatattgttataggtgatttgggggaaaataaacaACTCTTTTGTCTTTGCAGCGTTCTGCCCTAGGTCCAAATGTTACCAAAATCACTCTAGAATCTTTTCTtgcatggaagaaaagaaaaagacaagaaaagattgataaacttgAGCAAgatatggaaagaaggaaagcagacttCAAGGCAGGGAAGGCGTTAGTGGTACGTCCCAAACTCACCTGAagagattgtttattttttctttcattttataatttctgtgtCATGCaagaatttattataatttaatcaTGTTTATGTCTGAAATCCATGACCAAGAAATGTTCAAATTTTACCATGAGTTGATATATTTGTGTATCTGAATAGATTAGTGGTCGTGAGGTGTTTGAATTTCGTCCTGAACtggttgatgatgatgatgaggaggcAGATGATACCCGTTACACCCAAGGAACAGGTGGTGATGAGGTAAGAAGAAGCTTTGGCACCTCATCTCCTCATGTTGATGGAGAGAAACAGTGGAGAATAACAATAGAATAGCATGGTTAAGAGAATCAACTCGGGCCTCAGTTCAAATCCTGACCCTAACCTGGGAAATCATTTACACTGTAGGTCTCTACCTTGATCTGTAATAAAGAGATAATGATAATCCCTGCATGCAGGCTACTTGTGggagttaaatgagttaataaaattatattacagtTCTTTAtacagaaagtagaacagtgaCTGCGGTAGAGTTAAATGCTTGTATGTATTAGCTAAAAAGTATGTGTTTTATTCTCctaaaaggaaaatgattttttttttttgtttgtttaatattttgtaCTGGAAAAAAAACGGGACAGAGACTAAAAAGTACAGAGTGGGGGAAAATTGAGTAGGGagcaggaaacaacaaaatcactcAGTTACAGGCAAACATAgctgattattcattttttgtataGTATAAAATTTTAACTTCTGTCTTTGAGTTGAAAATAAGTGTCATATTCTGTATGTGAGAGGAAGAAAGTTGAAATATtacattgctcttttttttccccaagaagttTAGGAAAAGGAGTGAATTTTGGCAGTTGTCAGTTATTGTTTTCACTTGGCATTAGTAATAATTTTGTTTCACTAAGATAAATGTCAGAGGTAAAAGGTAAGTAATTTATGAAAGCTGTTCTCATAagtaacaactttatttttttatgtttttaaaggttGATGATTCTGTGAGTGTAAATGACATAGATTTAAGCCTGTATATCCCAAGAGATGTAGATGAGACAGGTATTACTGTAGCCAGTCTTGAAAGATTCAGCACATATACTTCAGAAAAGGATGGTAAGTATGCTAACTTTTGTATTCCAAGATTCCAAGAACTAGAACGCTGTCTAAACATAGCAGGggtgagactatggactctgaaaaacaacctgagggttttgaagggacgggggtgggaggttgggggaaccaggtggtgggtaatagggagggcatgtgttgcatggagcactgggtattgtgcaaaaacaatgaatactgttacgctgaaaaaaataaataaatttaaaaaaaaaaagataaaattaaacataGCAGGGGTGGACAGTTAGACCAGACTGGCAAACTTTGATGTCTCAGGTACCAGACTGGTAACATAAATATGTGTGGTTTGGCTATATACAGAAATAGTGAGTCGTGGAAGCTGTAGAATTGGTGGCTAGGTGGATACTGAAGCCATTAACTGGAAGTAGAAGGGGACAAAAATGAATTTGGAGATGTAACTAATCAGTTTGGAACCTCATGACTTCGAGATATTTTAATTATCAAAAGTGGCACTGTCAACAGGaggaaaactttgaaaataatttttgttggTAGCTCAGAGTGAGTGAACTCACCCAGGCACAATACTTAACAGGAGAACATTGTAGAATATACTGCAAACATCAGTTAGAGTACTCAAAAGAGGGAAAGCTTGAGAagtacaaaggaaaagaaagaagagtttcagaaaaattaagtagGATTTAAACTGGAAATCTTTAGTGGCAGTAAGAAAGGAGTTGTAGGAATTAGGGTGCCAGTTTTCATCAGGACTACAATGATAAgaggaatgaagagaaaaataagtgcAGATCACTCTTACAAATTTTGTTTGAGGGGGAGACATGGTCATGGGAAGGGCTTATATACCAGGGGGAAAAGATtgggagaagaaaaatggaagatgaAAGGATATTAGTTACAGAAACAAGATCTGGAAATATAAGTAATAAGTTCAGTTAAGAGTGAGAATTgggggcacgcctgggtggctcagtgggttaagcctctgccttcagctcgggtcatgatctcagggtcctgggatcgagccctgcatggggctctctgctcagcggggagcctacttcctcctgtctctctacctgcctctctctgcctacttgtgatctctctctctctgtcaaataaataaatagaatctttaaaaaaaaaaaaaaaaaaagagtgagaatgGGGGAAACGCTGGGTAGTAAGGCTTGTTGATAAAATTTATGTCTAATGGTGCCTTGTCTGAGGAGTTGAAAGAAAAGTGAACATCTGGCATGGTTAATATGAGAGGAAAACGTAGAATACTAATCAAGACAAAGGTTGTGTAtcctttatttttacaataaaggaATGCAAGTTGTAACTTGAAAAACTGGCTTGCCCTCCTGAGATCTGAGTGCTGTCAGGCTATTGTCTTAATGCCAATCTGAAGACTGAATTTGCTCCTTTTAGAAGTAGGGCTGGTAACAGTAGGCAAAATTGCAAGTACTTCAGAGTCTGTAATCCCCCAAGACTTGACATCAAAGATGTTTAAAACAGCTAAAATCTAAGTAAGGCtattaaaaattgtctttgtgtaAATATTGGTGTCTTTGAACATGAAAAGacagcatttttgttttctcagtctttcctAGCCTATATTAGTAGCTGCATAACCCTAGGTTCTTTTTTCACAATTTGATAAGTTGAAATGTTTTGGGATTCACATCTCTTTGCAGCATTACAACTAGTGTGATTTAACTGCTGTACCCCAAATCAAAAGCTAAGTAGCTgctaataaacattttttgattcCATAGTCATTTATTCAAAATACTATGTGGAagctgactttttattttttttttatttttttttttttaaagattttatttatttatttgacagagagagagatcacaagtaggcagagaggcaggcagagagagaggaggaagcaggctccctgcagagcagagagccggatgcggggctcgatcccagaaccctgagatcatgacctgagccgaaggcagcggcttaatccactgagccacccaggcgccccggaagctgactttttaaaaacctaattgctaggtcatatagGAAACActaaattacatgagataaatCTTGCTTTCAAATGTGTACCATTAAGCAATCAGATGTCTATAGTGCATAACATACTTGCACTAGGTATATAGCTTAAGCTTTATTAGGCTTAGAAAAAGATCATTTCTTGTTGGAGTAATCAATCTTAGGAAAGGCTttcattgaaaaaggaaaaaaaaatgtagtatcaGTCTGTGACTCTCAGTTGCTAATGGAATAGTGTTTGTTTCTTGGCCTTACTGATTTCAATGTTTActtttagaaaacaaattaagTGAAGCTTCTGGAGGTAGGGCTGAAAATGGTGAAAGAAGCGATTTGGAAGAGGACAACgaaggggagggacaggaaaATGGAGCCATCGATGCTGTTCCTGTTGATGAAAATCTTTTTACTGGGGAAGATTTGGATGAACTAGAAGAAGAATTAAACACACTTGATTTAGAAGAATGACACCAGACAAGTCTGAAAAAATTAAGCCAGCTCAGCATGAGTTGAAATTGActacagtaatttttttccaCCTAGAATTCTTCAACAGGATGTTTATTTCCCATGCTGATTCTGGAGGGCTTACTCTCCTCCAAAAAAGGAATATTCTCCCTACGTCTTGTCTTCTGACTTTGGCTACATCTCATAGTAAGTTCAGAGTAGTTCAtgataaattgaaaatataatggTCATTGCAGAAAATGATTGTTGTAACTGTCCATTCAAGTAGGAAGTGTGACTGCTTTTCCAGCTTTTGGTTTTCATTGGGCATGTATTATAAGaacaacataaatttaaatttaaaatacccTTCATTTAACACAGTTTTTAATGagtgtttttctttgtatttatgtgtTTCAAAGACTGCCTAAAATATGAGCACTGTATTTCATAAAGGAAACTGCATATGCAGATTCAGTATTGTATATCTTTGGACAATTAgatggacatttaaaaagaaactacttTAACCTGACAGAATCAGCTGCAATGCCCTGTGTTAAACTGTTTTAAatgtttccctcttcttttttgcCAATAAAGTTGTAAATAAAGACCATCATACATTAAAATCCAAATatagtcctttttttctttaagtttttatatgaatattttcttagaatttataGTTTGAGGATCTCTTATAGTTAGCACAGGAGGTATAGACAGTTAATGGATTCTCTTAACTGGTTATGGGACTGTGTAGAATACTGACAGTACTACTATGAATTCAGTAAACTATGAATTTGGCTTTAAAAAGAGACTATACATAATGCTATAGGAAAGAGTAATTCCCTAATTGATAGATACCAGCCTAATTAAAGATCACCTACAGAACTAATTACTACTTAGCCATTTTTGTGGAGATCCATGGTATTAACAATATTACATGCTGAAATTTGATTACTATGAAAGAGTGTAAACAAATTCACCAGAAAACAGCTGAGGGTCTTTGTCATTGAGTTCCCTAAAAATTAGGATGATACAGTTAAATGGACATAATTTACAAATGGCAAATTTGTGCCAGCAGCtttttgtcattttcaaatatttgtgcTGTTTCTTTTATCTGCAAATAAAAATGGATTGTAAAGCATTAGACTAAGATAATAGTATGAGCATGTCTGGTGATGGCGCAGTTTCATTTCTGCCTCataaattttttgatttttaaatctgaaatttagtttcttcatctgcgtAAAGCAGTGCTTCTCAGTTATAAAACCTAAGAAAACATGATTGTAAATCTTGTCAAATGATAATATCAAAGTTGATAATGACTTGTACTGTAATTGACACTTTTAAAATGTAGAACTTGAACCAAGTTTATTTCCCATATGCAATGAAAGTATACTTTGTATATAAAAAGACTgcttgagttttaaaattttgatctatgaaagattgtttatttctttatgaaaagttttaaatgttaccaattataatatttaataatgaaatattttcaaaataatgtagAGTTTAAATCTTTCTAAAGCTATAGCCCaagcaattcttttctttttcacttttgaaaCCATCTAAAACTTTTCCAAATGATTGTATTACTTTAGACCTTACCTTTAGTCCTTTTACTTTAGGCcctaaattgtgtgtgtgtgtgtatttttaaatatatgtgaaaggcctttttaaacaaaagtatGCTGAAGACTTTCAGTTCTTGAATTTAAAGTATTACTACCTTACAGCAAATACGTGATTTTGAAAACCCAAATTTTCTTTAGTAAGTCAGTCGAAGGGAAATGCTGTCATGGAGGTAACTTTTGATACcaacgattcttttttttttttaagattttatttatttgtcagagagagagagttcgagagcacaagcaggcagagtggcaggcagaggcagagagagaagcaggctccctgccaagcaaggagcccaatgcaggacttgatcccaagaccctgggatcatgacctgagcctaaggcagcggcttaactgactgagccatccatgcgtCCCGATACCTACAATTCTTTAAGGTGGCCTTTCACCTATCTTGCCCTTAGGTTTCTTCCATCATAAATACAATCAATATATGCTCAgagaatgcaaaatattttaatatgagaaaatcaaaatgtaaaattaaatctTCTAAAATAACAGTATATTTCaaaagcagttttgttttgttttttttaagattttatttatttatttgacagagagagatcacaagtagatggagaggcaggcagagagagagagagagagggaagcaggctccctgctgagcagagagcccgatgcgggactcgatcccaggaccctgagatcatgacctgagccgaaggcagcggcttaacccactgagtcacccaggcgcccataacaGTATATTTCAGAGGCCAATCGATAGTTTTGTATTGTTCACAGTACAGTTACCGTATATTAGTACAGTAAATCTGAAGTTAGCTCCTCTTTTCAAACCCATTTACACATAACCACATAGTTTTTTCTTACAAattgttcttttctctcattcCCATTGTTAACATAGTATATCTCTGTAATCTAATTTCAGTTATGTGACTTAGCTTCATTTTAAAAGGCCTGTGATTTAGACATACAGAAACTTACAGTGTAAGCCTTCCATAGTTTTGCACTTATTTCCTTATAGtctgtaaaatgaaattattttccaaatgtaaGAACTTTTAGTTTTCTCCTCAATATCCAGGAGATTTCATCAGCCCATGTTCTTTTTAGCCTATTAACCACTTTTTTGGGTAGTTAATCTCCAGGTTGTACCAGTGTTCTCAAAGGAACATACATCAGTTTTATTCTACATGTACAGCTGTTTCTACCTGTGAATCCTTGAAACTATTTTTATCTAAGTCTTAAGGTTCTGTGTATTTCAGGGACAAAGGTCATCAGAACCACTTTGACTACACtacatattttaagaatttttgtgaTGGTGTttccatatttaatatttattttgagtaATCCTGTTTATGGCATATAAAGTAAGAATGTATAATTGAAAGTACTTGAGTTAATAGAAACCCCTCAGTTTAAAAGTACAGTGAATAATACACTAATTGTGTGGATCAGTTCATAATTGTGCATTATTGTATATAGTGTATGTATTGCACTTAGAAAAGTTCAACGTAGGGTAGTAGAATCCACTGCAGTAATAGTAATGTTCATCCTTGAATTTAGTAAC belongs to Meles meles chromosome 9, mMelMel3.1 paternal haplotype, whole genome shotgun sequence and includes:
- the ZC3H15 gene encoding zinc finger CCCH domain-containing protein 15, which codes for MPPKKQAQAGGSKKAEQKKKEKIIEDKTFGLKNKKGAKQQKFIKAVTHQVKFGQQNPRQVAQSEAEKKLKKDDKKKELQELNELFKPVVAAQKISKGADPKSVVCAFFKQGQCTKGDKCKFSHDLTLERKCEKRSVYIDARDEELEKDTMDNWDEKKLEEVVNKKHGEAEKKKPKTQIVCKHFLEAIENNKYGWFWVCPGGGDICMYRHALPPGFVLKKDKKKEEKEDEISLEDLIERERSALGPNVTKITLESFLAWKKRKRQEKIDKLEQDMERRKADFKAGKALVISGREVFEFRPELVDDDDEEADDTRYTQGTGGDEVDDSVSVNDIDLSLYIPRDVDETGITVASLERFSTYTSEKDENKLSEASGGRAENGERSDLEEDNEGEGQENGAIDAVPVDENLFTGEDLDELEEELNTLDLEE